ACATTTTCCGATACAATCGTACAAGACAAATAGCTCCATACGTGTACTGGTGCATTCTAATGTGGCCATGTTACGTAGGATATTTCTCACAATAACTAAAAATGAAATCCCCGCGAATTCCAGGCTCATAGGGATTATTTTTTATTTATTCTATTTACAAGCAACTCAATCAGACTCTGCTCTGGAACTAATTAATCATACTACAAAATATTAACATTAACTTCTTTCTTACCGATATTTAGGAATAGAAATAAATAGATTCAACGGAGGATGACACAGATGAAAAAAGTGGTGCCAGTTTTAGTTACATGCCTACTTCTATTTGGTTTATTTGTCAGCGCAGTATCGGCTTCAAGCCCATCAGAGGTAAGTATTAATGTCAGTAGCCAATATGAATCTTTAGCTCCTGGCCAGAGTTTCTGGGTTAGTGTTGGAGTAACAGGCTCTAGTGCTACGCTTAAGTCAACCGAAATCGTGTTAAGTTATGATGAAAATGTATTCACTACTGATGGTGCTGTTCGATTTGATGATACATTGGGAAAGAATGTATGGAGAGGTGACATGTATTATGTCGCTAATAATTATGCAGAGTATAGTACGGATGATTACACGACCGACTTCCCATACCCAGTAGACTTAAATCCATTTGATGGTAAGCAAGAGGTTGTATTAACTGCAAATGCTAAAGAAGGGAAAATTATAAACCTTCTTCTGAAAAATTTTTTTCTTTCGCCTTGACTGTAAAGGATGACCTTTCGAAAAAAAAACACGTCTATTAATGTAAATACTAGCAAATCGGTACTCATTGATGAAAAAGGAAAGACTGTTGAAAATTATGCGGGGGTCTGTCAAATCTTTTGTGTAAACTCTTTTCGTGCTTTCCCCCGAGGGGGAAATTTTATCGCAGATGCTCTCCGATGCGGTCCGGATAGAAAACGGAGAGCTGCAGCAGCATTTGACCCCAGTTTTGAACGCGGCCTGTCCATTTACGCGTAACATCCATGGTGGCCAGATAAAGCATTTTCAACAAGGATTCATCCGTCGGGAAGATGCTTTTTCCCTTCGTCACTTTGCGAAGTTGGCGGTGGTAACTCTCGATGATGTTGGTGGTGTAAATGAGCTTGCGGATTTCGGGTGGATACTTGAAGAAGGTGGCCAGCTCATCCCAGTTATTGCGCCAAGAGCGAATGATGAGCGGGTACTTATTCCCCCAGGTTTCCTCGAAGCGATCGAGCTCGACGAGTGCCATTTCTTCCGTCGCTGCTTTGTAAATCGGCTTCAGGTCAGCTGTTACCTTCTTCAGATCCTTGTAAGAGACGTAACGGGTGGAGTTTCGGATCTGGTGGATGATACACTTCTGAATGTCCGTTTTCGCGTAACAAGCCTGAATCGCTTGGCTGAAACCGGTCAGATTGTCGACACAGATGATAAGGATATCATGCACGCCCCGGTTCTTCAGGTCGTTTAGAACATTAAGCCAGAACTTGGCGGATTCATGCTCACCAATCCACATGCCCAGTACATCCTTGTTGCCATCCAGGTCGATGCCGATTACCATGTAGGCGGCTTTATTGACAATGGCACCATCTTGCTTCACCTTGAAGTGTATGGCATCCAGGAAGACAACCGCGTACACGCCTTGGAGCGGCCGGTTCTGCCATTCCTTAATCAAGGGTATGATCTTGTTGGTCACGTTAGAAATAAAGGTGGGAGAGACCTCAATCCCATACAGATTTTGCAGATGATCCTGAATCTCACGCGTGCTGACACCTTTGGCATAAAGGGCAATAATCTGATCTTCAATGCCGGTCACATTAGACTGGTGCTTCTTCACCACCAGGGGTTCAAATTCCCCTTGCCGGTCACGGGGAACGGCGATCTCCTGATCACCGTACTCGCTTACGATGGTTTTCTTACTCTTGCCATTACGACTGTTGGTCGTCTGCTTGTTCTGCATGTCGTGCTTCTCATAGCCCAGATGTTCATCCATCTCGGCTTCCAGCATCTCCTGCAGCGTTTCGGCAAACAGCTCTTTCAACGCATTCTGTGCATCCTGCGCAGAGACCAACTTATTCTCCTTGATGAACTGCCGGAGTTGCTGCTTCGTCCATAATCCCATGTGTTCTCCCCAACCTCTCTTATACTTCCATTGTAATGGGTTTAGGAGTTTACACAATCTATTTTACAGACTCTTATGCGGCATCTTCCGCAAGCATTTCAGTCTCAGCGCCTAAAAGTATCGACATTGTTCCAGGTGTTTTGGATTCCAGTGCCGACCCCATTAAAATCGTAATTGAAAATAATATGGAACTTAATGCCCGTGCTCTCTACGAAAATGGCGATAGCTCTTACGTAACCGAATTTGCTACTTGGGAATCTTCAGACACAAGTGTTATCACGGTTCCTGCATATGGAAGTATTAAAGCAGTTGGAATCGGTAAAGCTTCAATACTAGTAAAACTAGGTTCTGTTACTAGTAAACACACAGTGATAGTTTTACCAAAATCGAAAGCAAGCGAAATCGTCTATCATGTTGGCATTGGCTGTGCATGCAAAGATGCCTCAAAATTAAATAACCCATATGTTAAAATTGTAGTCAATGGGCAGTTGGTTGGGGAAGGTCTTATTTTCAAAGGAAAGACTTATTTACCAATCCGAGTAATCTCAGACTCGCTGGGACTAACTGTAGGTTACGACAAAATCAAGAAAGCACCTACTATAAATGGTGAAATTGTGAAGGATTTTGAAAAAAAATCCGAAGTAACGTATATAACGGCTGGAGAGTTTAGAACGTTATTAGGAGTAGAGGTTTTTTTAGATAAAAAGAACAAGAGGCTGTATATCGATAAATAGTACCTGATTACAAAAGGAAGCTCTTTTGAGAGGAGTTTCCTTTTGTAATTGTGAATCACTTGTATAGGTAAACCTTCTGTGCCAGGCCAACCCACGAGACCTGTCCGCCCAGAAGCTCCGCTGCCGATCTGAACAGGCTGCCGTTATTTTGAACTGCACTCCGTCAAGTAGACAATAGAAATAAATAAGATCAATTAAGCGACCTTAGTCCTGAATTCCATGGGACTTTATTCTTTCTCCCTTTTCTCCTTCCCAAAACTCAGTCAAGATAATAACATCAGGGCCATGATTGACAACCGAATGAATGATACGAACCAATCTTGAAATCGAGCCCCCTCGCAAAATATTCCAGGTAAGAATTTTCATGCCTACCCCCCATTATTTCTGATAGTATACCACCGCTAACTCCATGATTTGCAGTGTTAAAGCTTTCCAGCCCCTCATTAGAGCACTTACTCACACGAAGTTGACGTTTGGTCTTCTGTCGCATTTGCTGTTTCACATCCTCTTTCTGAGTCCATTCAATGACAGCTTGCTCTTGAATGATTTCCGAAATAATGTGAGTAAGTACCTTAAAGGATTATTTATCATCCTCTTTAGGGATTTGTTTCTCCAGCATCCGAAAGAATGGTTACTGCTCTCGTATAAAGCCGTTTTAACAATATCCATTTACTCTTGTTTTCATTCGATCAACTTCTCCAATCGCTCTCAAACGGTATTTTCTTTCTTTGTTTCTTACGGCGCGGAGCGTATTTGATACTTGACATCCTTCTGCCACCCAATCGATAACCTGCAAAAACTGTTCACTCGGAAGTAAGTGGTTCAAGTTAATTATGTCTCCTCTTATACCACATTCTAGCACCACTGCTTCCTCTATTCCAGGATACCGTAAAGATCTTGACCGAGATGGAAACGTATTAATTACCGATTAGGATTTAATAAACTATCCATTTTTTAGGCTGGTCATATTTATTACAACTAAGGATAAAGTTGACGACAAGCTCTACTGTACAATTATATAAATAATGAAATACAACCTATCAAAACAGGGAGATTAATATGATTGAGCATGCATTTTTAAAAGGAATTTATAGTAATGGAACAACGATGTGGGTACTGCAACGAGGTATCGGTCCATCACCATTAGAAGATCGTATCGACGCATAGCTATTATTTACACTTAATTATTTGGGCAATGAAGGATGGCAGTTCGCTGGAGTATTGGAGACGGATGTTTATGTATTGGTAAGGAATTAATATGAAAGAGAGTCTGGCTTTATCCAGACTCTCTCCACAATTTCCATTGCTGAACAACAATCAAGATGTTTCCCATTAACCAGTCTATAAGTGTGAGAACTGAGGAACCAAACATTATCAACATATGCTATAACACACCCCTAGAAGGCTTGTCCATGACTCCCCGACGTTCTTTGAATGCCGGGATATACTCATCTGTGAGGATTTCCATAATTAGCTTGATATCAGGCATCTCTCACCTCAATCAGGAATACACGCCAGTATTGAGCTTCTTTCCGGCTTTGACCCGAAGCTTTTGCGCGAGGTGGTTCACGCGCTTACATCATCATGCTGACCTTTCCAAGTAATCAGCGTGTGTTTCTCGCCTGTGGTTCTACCGATCTGTGCAAGTCGATCGACGGGCTTGCCGGTGTGAACGGCAGTGGTAAAATCCCCAACAACGGCACTTGAAAATTCCCCATAATCGGCAGATACTCTTCCTTACGGGGGAGAGAGACAATGATCAAGAATGGGGAGTTTTACGTGATCCAACACATGCGACAAAAAGGTATGAATAAGACGCAGATTGCCGAGGAACTCGGCCGAGACCGGAAGACCATTGACAAGTGGCTTCGTGAAGAAGGACCCAAATCCTATCAACGCCAAAAATCAAAACCGAGCATCCTAGCGCCATATCAAGACTACATCCATTCCCGTATGGAAGAAGGCTGCCTGAATGCGGCTGTGCTATTCGACGAAATCAAAGCCAAAGGGTACCCGGGTCAGATCCGGTTACTGCGACCGAACGTTTCGAGACGCCCCCTGGTAAACAGGCGCAGGTCGATTGGGGCTACTTCAAAGTCGAGTGGAACGGTGAAGCTAAGCGGCTGTATGCTTTTGTCATGGTGCTCGGCTACTCCCGGATGATGTACCTGGAATATACGGAAGACGAAAGATTAGATACCCTGATGGGCTGCCATGTCCGGGCCATGCAATACTTCGGCGGAAGAACAGAAACGGTACTCTACGACAATATGAAAACGGTGGTCACCGGTACAGATAAACAGGGTCATCCTCTATGGAACGAACGGTTCGCCCGTTTTGCCGCCCATCACGGGTTTCTGCTCCGACGCTGTGCCCCGTACCGTCCGCGCACCAAAGGGAAAGTGGAAAACGGCGTCGGATATGTACGCAAAAACTTCTGGCCGAGGATACGTACGTTTACCGGTTTAACCGATCTCAACACTCAGGCTCGTTTATGGCTCGATACCGTTGCCAATATTCGTATCCATGGCACCACCCATGAAGTGCCGCAGCAGCGCCTGCTGCAGGAGGGCCTGAAAAGCTTTAATCTCGTACTCTTCGATGAAGCGGAGCGGCACCCCCGCAAGGTAGCCGCTGACGCGCTCATCTCCTACGCGGCCAACCGCTATTCGGTGCCTTGGCGGTATGTGGGTCAAGTGGTGGAGGTCCAGGATGAACGTAACGGACGTATCCGAATCTTCGCACAGAACAAGCTCATCGCCGAACACAACAAAGCCGCCGGACATCGCGAGGTCATCTTCGATAGGAAGCATACCGAAGGCATCCGTGCAGCAGGCGGCAAACCCATGCAGCTCCCACTGCCGCACCTCGTGCAGCAAGCGTTGCCTGACGTCGCTCAACGCGACCTGTCGGTCTACGAGCAGTTTCTGGATGAGGCCGGTGATTCAATGATGGTCGTGACCGAACGCTTGCAGGAGGCTTTCGAGCATCTCGGATGGAGCCGGATTCCCGATATTTTGCACCAACATGCCGAAGAGGCCGCTGCCCAGAACCGAACGTATCTGGAGTTTCTTGATGGGCTGCTGCAGGAGGAGCTCTCTGCCAAGCATGACCGCTTTATTCGCATGAAAACCCGAATGGCTCACTTGCCGTACCACAAAACGCTTGATCAGTTTGAATTCGGGTTCCAACCATCGGTCGAAGAACGGCGAATCCGGGATCTGGCAACGCTTCGCTTTGTGGAGCACCAAGAGAATCTGATCTTTTTGGGGCCACCCGGCGTGGGTAAAACGCACTTAGCCGTGGCACTTGCACTAGAAGCCATTAAACGGCGATACACGGTGTATTTCACCACCGCACACGATCTGGTACAGACGCTGCAGCAAGCGCATCTGAGCAACACGATTACACAAAAGATGAAGGCGCTCATCAAGCCAAATCTGCTGATCATCGACGAGATCGGCTACCGCAAGATGGACGAAACGGCAGCGCACTTTTTCTTTCAGATCATTGCCGAGCGCTATGAGACCGGCTCCATCATTCTCACCTCCAACAAGTCCTACGGTGCTTGGGGAGAGATTTTCGGTGACTCCGTTTTAGCTACAGCGATTCTCGACCGTCTGCTTCACCACTCCACGACGATTAACATTAAGGGGGAGAGCTACCGCATCAAAGAAAAGAAAAAGGCAGGCTTTTTTCGACCTGATACGGAAAATGAAAAAACAAACTGAACCAATTTTCGCCGCCCCCTTGGGGGCGTTCACCTTGCAATTAATGGGGAAAATTCAAGTGCCGATTTTGGGTAATTTTCGTTTGCAGTTGACACCGGCATCGGTCAAGAAAGCTTTGATCTGAATCCGTTCTCCTCCGGCTTGTTCGTATTCTGTAATCGGGCATGCAACAAGCTCAAAATCCTTTACTGGGATCACACTGGGTTCTGACTCTACTATCGCCGCCTGGAAGGTGGCAGATTTCAATGGCCTTCAGGTAAGGAAGAAGTAGTGGCCATTTCCAGCAGGGAGCTTCGCTGGCTGCTGGACGGACTTTCACTCAGACTGGCTTACTGCATTGCTCTCTTCAATATTGAGCGCGAGCTGAAGGATGATTCGCCAGAAGAACGATATGCCGAACGGAAGAAGTGAAACCTTCCGATCCTGGAGGCTTATTCAGTGTGGCTCAAGCAGCAGCGCTCTCAAATACTGCCGAAGAGTCTGTTTGGACAAGCGATTGCTTACAGCCTGAATCAGTGGGAGAAATTGACCGCATTCCTGAAGGATGGCCGACTCGAGATCAATAATAAGCGCAGTGAACGCTCGATCAAGCCGTTCGTGATCGGAAGAAAGAACTGGTTATTTGCGAACACGCCTCGCGGCTCAAAGGCAAGTGCGGCGATCTACAGCGTCATCGAGACGGCGAAGGAAAACGGACTTCTTCCGTTTCAATATTTAAAGTACCTATTCGAGCAGCTTCCCCAGCTCCCAGATTCACAAAATCCAGAAGCGCTCGAGTCTTATTTGCCATGGTCATCTTTGCTTCCGATCACTTGTCGCGTTATGGGATAGTAATGGACTAGTTCGAGGTTATGTGACGCTTACGTCGATAATGCTACACAGTACTGTTCTGATGCTAGTGACGACATTAGAGCTAATGGTTTTATCTTACGAGTACGTCGTGTTCTGACAAAGGAAGCATCTTCTCCAGTTTTGGGGTGGGTGATGTTCAACAGAGATTTTGCGATAACGCTTCGCGATCTGCTTTACCTAGGGGTACCAGTTTATAAACTTGGTTCTTTTAGTTCATTCCTTTTTATTTGAATTCTGATAATTTTAATAAGGAACGATTTGGAAACAAACAACACATGGAGGAATGAAAGTGAGAAAGATCGGTTTCATGGCAATTACAGTAATGGCTCTATCGTTGGCAGTACCTCTTACTTCTTTTGCAGCAACAGACTCTAGCCTAGTTCAAGGTGACGTCAGTAACGAATTGGAGCAGATCAGACTTGAAGCCATCAATGATGTATTAACGCTTAATGGTAACACAGAAATATCTGCAGGTGACTTATCACAGACATCTATTGAACTCACTAATGATTTGAAAAGTGATTCTGTTAAAGATAATGTGATTAATGAAGTTGAATCTCTTAAAAACATTGAAATTGTAAAGGTTGTTGCGGATGCCGAAGGGAAAATTAGCGAAGCTATCAGTTCTGTTGAGGGTAATGTTGAAGATAGACTAAAATATGTAACGGAAACGTCTGTAGAATCCACTTCTGTTGCAACTTCAATGTCGGCGACTAAACTACCTACATTATTCACATTGTCTAAACAATTCTCAAGCAAAAGAGCCGTAACACCATTCGTGTTGTTGACTAACTCTAACAATCCGGCTGGATATGAAACAGGGGCGTTTAACAGGCAAACTACTCCCGCAAATACAAGTGCTTATACAGGTACTTTTGCAACCAGTGTAATGCTCCCCTCATATGATGCAGCCACAGCTCAGGGGGATGGTGAGTCTGCACTTATGTATACAGGTATTGGAAGTTATGTTGAGGCTGGATTCCATTCTTATTCGGGTACTCAAGGAAAAGGATGGTTTCCATACTTTAGAGTAGAACAGGGTCATACTGATAACACTGGTGATGGTCACACCAACTCGACTCGGGGTTATTATTATGATTTTGGACATCCACAAACAGCAGGACAAGTAATCTCAAGTTATAAAGTATACTATAAAACATCTGAGTCAGTTTTAAGAATTCGATTTTTAGTCGGCGGAACAACATTTTATGATATAACAGTTACAGGACAACCGACTACGAATGTTAGGGTTAAACGTGTCGTTTCAATTGCAATAAATAATTCGCCAACCTCGACTACTAAATTTAAAACTCCGTTTACCTCGTATGCTAAGTGGTTTGATTTCAAGTTTCTTAAGAATGATGGAACTGTTGCTGTCTTCCCAAGTGAAGTTACAGGATTAAGTAATGAGACGTGGAGCCATGGTGGAAGTATTGATTATATTAAATCTGGCTCTAATCCTGTATCGGAATCGTACAAAATTTATTAATTTTTATTGAGGTGAAGATTATGTTTAAAAAAGTAGTGTTTAAAGCATCGCTTTTAGTCGTTGTAATATCGGCAGTGGCATTATTAACTACAACCGCGTTTGCAGCTGATTCCCCCCGTTTAACAGCTAACGGTGAATCCTACCAACAAAAAGATTTTACACTCATTAATGGTCATGCTTATGTCAATATTAATGTGCTAACCGATATGATGGGGGCATTAAACGACTGGGGCTATGAAGATAAAGAAAAGGTGGGATTTATAACTCATTTTTCAGAAGAAGGTAATTCTGACGAATCTATTTACTGGTATAAAAACTCTAAAAAAATTCAAATGATCACCGTTAAAGAAGGCGTAGAATCCTCGAAGTACAGCACAATGAAAAATTCTACAATTTCAAAAAATAGTCACATTCTACTCCCACTGCGTGATGCTGTAATTGCATTGGGAAAAACGATTAAATGGGACAGTAAAAAGAAAGAAATTACTGTAACAGGAAAAATCACCTACTAAATGAAAAATGCCTGTCGACCGAGAGGTCTAATCTGTACCCCATAGTCAAGGACCCTTTAAAAAAGAGCTAAGACTCTTTTAAGAGTTGATTCCCGTACTGTAAACGAGCCCACTGAAGAACTCATGGTTTGGCAGAGAAGCTAAAGGCACGAAACAAAAAAACCAGCATTATTCCCTATTATTGGGAATTATGCTGGTTTTTTCCTGTAAATCCAGGTCGTTTCTGGTTTCTTACTTCTAGTGATCTATGAAAATAAAGTTTGGGATCCGTGTAGATTCAACTGTGCCAGTAGATTGGAACCATGGGAACGTTTGTTGGCTTATGATGTCCGACCAAGGAGAGCTTTTTGTTAAAGTGCACGATAAAATACGGAATAAACGAACAATGGAAGGACACGTCAAGCATTAAAGCTGCAAAATCAAATACACATTGCAGGGATTCCTTGCCAGCCTGTAATGTGCTATAAGGGCGAATGTACTTATTGGACGGCAAGAGATGTTGAATACACCATAACTGGGGCTAGCCAAGGAAGGCATATCCAGGCTGGATAAGCGAATTCTTCCCAGATGTTCACGCTAGGGAAAGCAGCCGGGCATATGCATAAATGGATGAACACCAACTTATCACCACTTGCAGTGCACCAAGCTTTCATCGTGAGGCCACTTGTCCTAGGCTGCGATGCGTGCCTGCCAATCTTGTCTTTGTTGTTCTTTGGCATTCATGAGATACCCTCCGTAATCAGGCTAATCTCATGATCTCATAGCTAGCCTAGTGGTTGAAGGTGGGAAGAGTTTGACGCTTACAGAGCAATCGTCCGTTCGATTCAGGATCATTTCAGTGACCACGGTAAAAACTTTGAACCATATATTGCAGAAACCCAAATTATTCCTACCGAAGTCAGTTAGTCCTAACGATGACAGATGATTTCTTTTCTCTTAAACCATCTGAACAATACAATTATAAAATTTATATACGACAGACTGTAAGAAACTCTAAACATCTGCCGCAGCAAATAACTCCTCGAGATGTTCTGCTCAATACGTTTTAAAAATAGGGAGAATACAAGAAGACTTTTTGCAGGTGAGATTAAGACCTGGCGCAATCCCGTAAGTGAGTCGCTTACCGACATGCCAGCGAACGACCAAACAATTCTAAATTTATATAGTCTCCCATATGTCGTTTAATACAGGATTCTTCCTTGAGCATCAAACGCTCCTCGGGGCACTCATGCAACGACATATTGTACTCCCCCACCTGGATAAGTTTGTTATCCTGAATTTCGAAAGCTCATGAACTGTAGGTAAGATGCCGTTAGTTGATGGTGATTATTGGATTAATTGGAGATGTGGGTTGTCAAATCAAAAATAACGACGTTTTCGAAATTCAGGTTTATACCTCTGCAATATGGTCATCCCGTTGTTTCGACTGGAATACTATAAGTATAACCTGTGGCGAGCAAAATAATTATACAAAAGAAATGGCGGCTCTGTTGACTACCATTTCTTTTGCTAATATAAAAGTAAGCGTCAAACTCTCCACACCTTCAACTACTAACCTAGCTATGAGATCATGAGATTAACCTGAATACGGAGGGTAACTCATGAATGCCAAAGAACAACGCAGACAAGATTGGCACACACGCATCGCAGCCTATCGGGCAAGTGGCCTCACGATGAAAGCTTGGTGCTCCGCAAATCATTGTTCTGTCGAACAATTGAAATATTGGCTGTACAAAATAAAGCGTGTATCATCCTCAGCTACTCCAGATCCAAAGACTTCTCCCGTACAGTTTGTACCTCTTGCCACTGTAGATCCACCTGGC
This is a stretch of genomic DNA from Paenibacillus sp. sptzw28. It encodes these proteins:
- a CDS encoding IS256 family transposase — protein: MGLWTKQQLRQFIKENKLVSAQDAQNALKELFAETLQEMLEAEMDEHLGYEKHDMQNKQTTNSRNGKSKKTIVSEYGDQEIAVPRDRQGEFEPLVVKKHQSNVTGIEDQIIALYAKGVSTREIQDHLQNLYGIEVSPTFISNVTNKIIPLIKEWQNRPLQGVYAVVFLDAIHFKVKQDGAIVNKAAYMVIGIDLDGNKDVLGMWIGEHESAKFWLNVLNDLKNRGVHDILIICVDNLTGFSQAIQACYAKTDIQKCIIHQIRNSTRYVSYKDLKKVTADLKPIYKAATEEMALVELDRFEETWGNKYPLIIRSWRNNWDELATFFKYPPEIRKLIYTTNIIESYHRQLRKVTKGKSIFPTDESLLKMLYLATMDVTRKWTGRVQNWGQMLLQLSVFYPDRIGEHLR
- the istB gene encoding IS21-like element helper ATPase IstB gives rise to the protein MPQQRLLQEGLKSFNLVLFDEAERHPRKVAADALISYAANRYSVPWRYVGQVVEVQDERNGRIRIFAQNKLIAEHNKAAGHREVIFDRKHTEGIRAAGGKPMQLPLPHLVQQALPDVAQRDLSVYEQFLDEAGDSMMVVTERLQEAFEHLGWSRIPDILHQHAEEAAAQNRTYLEFLDGLLQEELSAKHDRFIRMKTRMAHLPYHKTLDQFEFGFQPSVEERRIRDLATLRFVEHQENLIFLGPPGVGKTHLAVALALEAIKRRYTVYFTTAHDLVQTLQQAHLSNTITQKMKALIKPNLLIIDEIGYRKMDETAAHFFFQIIAERYETGSIILTSNKSYGAWGEIFGDSVLATAILDRLLHHSTTINIKGESYRIKEKKKAGFFRPDTENEKTN
- the tnpA gene encoding IS66 family insertion sequence element accessory protein TnpA, whose protein sequence is MNAKEQRRQDWHTRIAAYRASGLTMKAWCSANHCSVEQLKYWLYKIKRVSSSATPDPKTSPVQFVPLATVDPPGSVSPAPSLILHIGEASIELHSGFDPMLLREVIHALTSPC
- a CDS encoding copper amine oxidase N-terminal domain-containing protein, yielding MFKKVVFKASLLVVVISAVALLTTTAFAADSPRLTANGESYQQKDFTLINGHAYVNINVLTDMMGALNDWGYEDKEKVGFITHFSEEGNSDESIYWYKNSKKIQMITVKEGVESSKYSTMKNSTISKNSHILLPLRDAVIALGKTIKWDSKKKEITVTGKITY